Proteins found in one Agaribacterium sp. ZY112 genomic segment:
- a CDS encoding transglycosylase SLT domain-containing protein, which yields MSKDNTVNRRSSLLSLAKQVRTLLALLCLLIGTSSQASELDQQRYHYELAKSSLKKGDLVSFQSYYDQLGDYPLALYLDYSIARKALKPLDNAVVEDFLEKNSDTYLGKNLHKQYLYILAKQNNSEKFLYWYDDELANTALRCSHMLWRADSGDDSVWHDLQALWLKPSSLPQECDPIIKKWRKSDYWQDDYAWQRFLLSMQAGKRGLARYCASLLPASYDTYIKQVQDLDAKPYLIRQHKNYRTRTLDTQRVIAFGIRGYAKRHPSEALAHWERYEAARIFNETIVYDTKTDLIKRLIRKGEFSDVQRLLESSPSVRQVNSIERLIRGYLREQRWADVVSSIELLPNKEQQSDRWRYWQTRAQLELDPNYAVQARQHYLELSKNRSFYGFLASDFLGQNYQLQAQDSKVDEQVLELLKQRPAMRRAHELWLTGREREAHAEWYYETSNMSAAQLLAAAKLASEWGRYDRAIQAMAMGKQWDQLTMRFPLAYESFVTNAAKDTNVDATLIFAVARQESAMSPQAKSPVGARGLMQLMPKTASQTAKKGGIKHQLADLYLPEHNIALGSLYLSQLLEQYEGNRILAAAAYNAGPHRVKRWQAKTEHELAFDTWIETIPFKETRRYVQNVLTYAVIYSHRMGEPEPLIRKNEAKKLL from the coding sequence ATGTCTAAAGATAACACCGTTAATCGCAGATCGAGTCTATTAAGTCTAGCCAAGCAAGTACGAACGCTGCTGGCCCTACTCTGCCTGTTAATTGGAACAAGCAGTCAGGCCAGTGAGCTTGATCAGCAGCGTTATCACTACGAACTGGCCAAAAGCAGCCTAAAAAAAGGCGACCTTGTTAGCTTTCAATCCTATTACGATCAATTAGGCGACTACCCTCTTGCCCTCTACCTTGACTACAGCATCGCTCGCAAAGCTTTAAAGCCACTTGATAACGCTGTTGTTGAAGACTTTTTAGAGAAGAACAGTGATACCTATCTCGGTAAAAATCTGCATAAACAATATTTGTACATTCTTGCTAAACAAAATAACAGTGAGAAATTCCTCTATTGGTACGACGATGAACTCGCGAACACTGCACTTCGATGCAGCCATATGCTTTGGCGTGCAGACAGTGGTGATGACAGTGTTTGGCACGATTTACAAGCCCTGTGGCTCAAACCTAGCTCTTTGCCTCAAGAGTGCGACCCCATAATCAAAAAGTGGCGTAAAAGTGATTACTGGCAAGACGATTACGCTTGGCAGCGTTTTCTCTTAAGCATGCAGGCAGGTAAACGAGGCCTAGCAAGGTACTGCGCTTCTCTATTGCCCGCCAGTTATGATACTTACATAAAGCAAGTACAAGATTTAGATGCTAAGCCCTACCTGATACGCCAGCATAAAAATTATCGCACCCGAACACTGGATACGCAGCGCGTCATTGCCTTTGGTATTAGAGGTTATGCAAAGCGCCACCCAAGTGAGGCTCTTGCTCACTGGGAACGTTATGAGGCGGCACGTATTTTCAACGAAACCATTGTTTACGACACCAAAACCGACCTTATTAAGCGTTTGATACGTAAAGGCGAGTTTAGCGATGTGCAGCGCTTATTGGAAAGTAGCCCTTCTGTTCGCCAAGTTAATAGCATAGAGCGGCTTATTCGCGGCTACTTAAGAGAACAGCGCTGGGCAGATGTGGTCAGCAGCATTGAACTCCTGCCAAATAAAGAACAGCAAAGTGATCGTTGGCGCTATTGGCAAACCCGAGCTCAGCTTGAACTTGACCCGAATTATGCCGTTCAGGCCAGACAGCACTATCTAGAGCTCAGTAAAAACCGCAGTTTTTATGGCTTTTTGGCCTCAGATTTCTTGGGCCAAAACTACCAGTTACAAGCTCAAGATAGCAAAGTCGATGAGCAGGTATTAGAGCTGTTAAAGCAGCGACCAGCTATGCGAAGAGCTCATGAACTCTGGCTAACAGGACGTGAGCGAGAAGCACATGCGGAGTGGTATTACGAAACATCTAATATGTCGGCCGCGCAGTTACTTGCAGCTGCAAAACTGGCTTCCGAGTGGGGCCGTTACGATCGCGCAATTCAAGCCATGGCGATGGGTAAACAGTGGGATCAATTAACCATGCGCTTCCCCCTTGCCTACGAGTCCTTTGTTACTAACGCCGCTAAAGATACTAACGTCGATGCAACCCTTATTTTCGCCGTAGCCCGCCAAGAAAGCGCAATGTCGCCTCAGGCAAAATCGCCCGTTGGTGCTCGAGGGTTAATGCAACTAATGCCCAAAACAGCGTCTCAAACGGCCAAAAAAGGTGGCATCAAGCATCAACTTGCCGATCTGTATCTGCCTGAACACAATATTGCCTTAGGCAGTCTCTACTTGAGTCAATTACTGGAGCAATATGAAGGCAATCGTATTTTAGCTGCAGCAGCTTATAACGCAGGCCCTCATAGAGTTAAACGTTGGCAGGCCAAGACAGAGCATGAACTGGCCTTCGATACCTGGATTGAAACTATCCCATTTAAAGAAACTCGCCGCTATGTTCAAAACGTGCTGACTTATGCCGTTATATACAGCCATCGCATGGGTGAACCAGAGCCGCTTATAAGGAAAAATGAAGCAAAAAAATTGCTCTAG
- a CDS encoding lysylphosphatidylglycerol synthase transmembrane domain-containing protein, whose translation MRNTPLLIAKAVIASLFIAALVWWAQAHLDWRDVLSAWQRVSVLDVALVVALILLSHGLRVLRVFLAYRRLQPVSFVNVSGVSLSHNTISFLLPMRLGELALPLLSRKKLDISYSYSSATLLLLRVFDAHWLLILLSITASSSYLSDQANSIIWLIIASTPVVLAVLVYFLAKAPRFSSIRPLVQSPSLLIMLYLCTGAIWLVKLSALAWLASVLGQIDIQHAWLATILADASALSPITGFANAGTFEAAFALPLLPLGYDSAVLVGAALNLHLLVLVTNIGAGLIGALILTFNKSEKQVP comes from the coding sequence ATGCGCAACACCCCACTTCTTATTGCCAAAGCTGTTATTGCCAGCTTATTTATCGCCGCTCTTGTGTGGTGGGCTCAAGCGCACCTCGACTGGCGAGATGTACTTAGTGCGTGGCAGCGTGTAAGTGTGTTGGATGTAGCACTTGTGGTGGCATTAATACTACTAAGTCACGGGCTGCGCGTCTTACGTGTGTTTCTGGCCTATCGACGTTTACAGCCAGTCAGTTTTGTCAATGTGAGTGGTGTCAGCTTAAGTCACAACACCATTAGCTTCTTATTGCCCATGCGCTTGGGTGAATTAGCGCTTCCCCTTCTCAGCCGAAAAAAACTTGATATCAGCTACTCTTACAGCTCGGCAACCCTCTTGTTGTTGCGGGTTTTTGATGCACACTGGCTGCTGATTTTACTGTCTATCACCGCGTCTTCATCGTATTTAAGCGATCAAGCCAACAGTATTATTTGGCTTATCATAGCCTCAACACCTGTTGTGCTTGCTGTACTTGTTTATTTTTTAGCTAAAGCGCCACGCTTTAGCTCGATACGCCCATTGGTACAAAGCCCAAGCTTACTTATAATGCTCTACCTTTGTACCGGTGCAATCTGGTTAGTAAAACTCAGTGCGCTGGCATGGCTTGCAAGCGTATTAGGACAGATAGATATTCAACATGCGTGGTTGGCCACGATATTAGCGGATGCAAGTGCCCTCTCTCCAATTACAGGCTTTGCCAATGCGGGCACATTTGAAGCGGCCTTTGCCTTACCATTACTGCCTTTAGGCTACGACAGCGCTGTTTTAGTTGGCGCTGCATTGAACCTTCACCTACTAGTGTTGGTCACAAACATCGGCGCAGGCTTAATTGGCGCTTTGATACTTACTTTTAATAAATCTGAAAAACAGGTGCCATAG
- a CDS encoding ATP-binding cassette domain-containing protein, translating to MPLLRLENVDLAFGERHILDQASLLLDKGQRIGLIGRNGEGKSTLLRILSGKQEVDSGTVWRHPDLRVSVVEQELPPSSEQAVADYVAQGSAQLLHDLAEYEKESHTESQSLDRLAELQQRIDTADGWTFEHRLNRILKQTGLDQGQKLAELSGGWRRKAALARALVSEPDLLLLDEPTNHLDVGLIQWLEEFLTNFKGAVITITHDRAFLRATSTQIAELDRGILTSWKGDYGRFLEFKKQELENEAKHNALFDKKLAQEEAWIREGIKARRTRNEGRVRALKKLREQRAERRNVTQIEKMDITGGTASGKLVAELNSVSVAFAERTIIKDFSSILIRGDKVGLIGPNGAGKSTLLKLILGELEPSSGSIKCGTRIDLAYFDQMRAQLDMERNVVDNVGEGRLSVTVDGKDKHVLSYLQDFLFSPERARTPLKALSGGECARVMLAKLFCKPSNLLVMDEPTNDLDTETLELLESLLVDYQGTVLLVSHDREFVDNVVSSSIVFEGDGKLSEYVGGYQDWINQGGSWAAISNEGQASASKQAAAQAKVATQSPSDDKPKKKLSYKLQRELQNLPEKIEKAEANIEQLNAQMCAADFYSQEEKQVQAVLAELADQEQKLSTMYERWEELDAM from the coding sequence ATGCCCTTGCTTCGACTGGAAAATGTGGATCTAGCTTTTGGAGAGCGCCACATTCTTGATCAGGCTTCTTTATTGCTCGATAAAGGCCAGCGAATAGGTCTAATTGGTCGCAATGGTGAGGGTAAATCGACGTTATTGCGTATCTTGTCAGGCAAACAAGAAGTGGATTCTGGCACGGTTTGGCGTCATCCAGACTTGCGTGTGTCGGTGGTAGAACAAGAACTTCCCCCCAGTTCTGAGCAAGCCGTTGCAGACTATGTTGCTCAGGGCAGCGCCCAACTTCTACACGACTTGGCTGAGTACGAGAAGGAGAGCCATACAGAAAGTCAAAGTCTTGATCGCCTAGCTGAGCTTCAGCAACGTATTGATACTGCTGATGGCTGGACCTTTGAGCACCGCTTAAATCGTATTCTTAAGCAAACAGGCTTAGATCAAGGCCAGAAACTAGCGGAGCTTAGTGGCGGTTGGCGCCGTAAGGCAGCTTTAGCACGCGCTTTAGTGAGTGAGCCTGATTTACTGTTATTAGACGAACCAACCAACCATTTAGACGTAGGCCTGATTCAATGGTTAGAAGAGTTCTTAACTAACTTTAAAGGCGCTGTGATCACCATCACCCATGATCGCGCCTTTTTGCGCGCCACATCGACTCAAATTGCAGAGCTTGATCGAGGCATCTTGACCTCATGGAAAGGCGATTACGGTCGTTTTCTGGAGTTCAAAAAACAAGAGCTTGAAAACGAGGCTAAACACAATGCCTTGTTTGATAAAAAACTAGCTCAAGAAGAAGCGTGGATACGTGAGGGGATTAAAGCCCGCCGTACACGCAATGAGGGCCGAGTTCGAGCACTAAAAAAATTGCGTGAGCAACGTGCTGAGCGCCGCAATGTAACTCAAATTGAGAAAATGGACATCACCGGTGGCACCGCCTCAGGCAAGCTGGTAGCAGAACTCAATTCTGTTTCCGTGGCTTTTGCCGAGCGTACGATCATTAAAGACTTCAGTAGTATCTTAATCAGAGGCGACAAAGTGGGTCTTATAGGGCCCAATGGTGCTGGTAAAAGTACCTTATTAAAACTCATTTTAGGCGAGTTAGAGCCTAGTTCAGGTAGCATTAAATGCGGTACACGTATCGATTTGGCCTACTTTGATCAGATGCGAGCCCAGCTAGATATGGAGCGCAACGTTGTTGATAACGTTGGTGAAGGGCGCCTTAGTGTCACGGTAGACGGCAAAGACAAGCATGTATTAAGTTACCTACAAGATTTTTTGTTTAGCCCTGAACGAGCACGAACCCCACTTAAGGCTCTGTCGGGAGGTGAGTGCGCTCGAGTCATGCTGGCCAAGCTCTTTTGCAAACCATCTAATTTACTGGTGATGGATGAGCCAACTAATGATCTCGATACTGAAACTCTGGAGCTACTAGAAAGTTTATTGGTTGATTATCAAGGTACAGTGCTGCTTGTCAGCCATGACCGAGAGTTTGTCGATAATGTTGTCTCTTCAAGTATTGTCTTTGAAGGCGACGGTAAACTAAGTGAATATGTTGGTGGTTATCAGGACTGGATTAATCAAGGGGGAAGCTGGGCTGCCATCAGCAATGAAGGGCAAGCCTCAGCGTCAAAACAGGCTGCCGCGCAAGCCAAAGTTGCAACTCAGAGCCCAAGTGATGACAAACCTAAAAAGAAGCTCAGTTACAAGCTTCAGCGCGAGCTGCAAAATCTACCAGAAAAGATAGAAAAAGCGGAAGCAAACATTGAGCAGCTTAATGCGCAAATGTGCGCTGCTGATTTTTATAGTCAAGAAGAGAAACAAGTTCAAGCGGTGTTGGCTGAGTTAGCCGATCAAGAGCAGAAGCTAAGCACTATGTACGAACGCTGGGAAGAACTTGATGCCATGTAA
- a CDS encoding glutaredoxin family protein: protein MLPTLILYRSDFCPLCDEAMELCYRLKLSSRFRVIKKDITNDKSLMVKYAHRIPVLEAGASELAWPFDQLELAQWVSQLQLDG from the coding sequence ATGTTACCCACTTTGATTCTGTATCGCTCTGATTTTTGCCCCTTGTGTGATGAAGCAATGGAGCTCTGTTACAGGCTGAAATTATCAAGCCGTTTTCGTGTAATAAAAAAGGATATAACAAACGATAAAAGCTTGATGGTGAAATATGCCCATCGTATCCCTGTGCTTGAGGCTGGGGCATCGGAATTAGCCTGGCCTTTTGATCAGTTAGAGCTTGCTCAGTGGGTCTCACAGCTGCAGCTTGATGGATGA
- a CDS encoding PP2C family serine/threonine-protein phosphatase: protein MFNTRSAGATDIGLKRENNEDTFLHAANLGLYIVADGMGGHASGEVASKLAVEVISDKVQQGMQLKAAILAAHQVIISTAEKDATHHGMGSTLVALKESELDYEIAWVGDSRAYLYNPASDKATSELHQLTTDHSYVQLLLQNGAIDESELNSHPEKSVITQCLGFSQAAHINIDSVAGEWHQGKRILLCSDGLSDVLSKEKLLLILEQQQNNKKCCQALIQAALDAGSHDNITVMLINAPVDKRCFWSWSR from the coding sequence ATGTTTAACACCCGCAGCGCCGGCGCAACAGATATTGGCCTTAAACGAGAAAATAATGAAGATACTTTTCTGCACGCTGCTAATTTGGGCTTATATATAGTTGCTGACGGCATGGGTGGCCACGCCTCTGGTGAGGTCGCAAGCAAATTGGCTGTTGAGGTCATTAGCGACAAGGTACAGCAAGGCATGCAGCTTAAAGCAGCTATATTAGCCGCCCACCAAGTGATCATAAGCACCGCAGAAAAAGACGCGACACATCACGGCATGGGCTCGACTCTCGTAGCGTTAAAGGAATCTGAGCTTGATTATGAAATAGCATGGGTAGGTGACTCAAGAGCCTATCTTTACAATCCGGCAAGTGATAAAGCGACATCAGAGTTGCATCAGCTCACCACCGACCATAGCTATGTGCAACTCTTGCTGCAAAATGGAGCCATTGACGAGTCAGAACTAAACAGCCACCCAGAGAAAAGCGTGATTACTCAGTGCCTAGGCTTTTCACAAGCGGCCCACATCAATATTGATAGTGTTGCTGGCGAATGGCATCAAGGAAAACGTATTTTGCTGTGCTCCGATGGTTTAAGTGATGTGTTAAGTAAAGAAAAGCTGTTGCTGATCTTAGAGCAACAGCAGAATAACAAAAAATGCTGCCAAGCCTTAATTCAAGCAGCATTAGATGCAGGTTCGCATGACAATATAACGGTTATGCTTATTAACGCCCCAGTGGATAAACGGTGCTTTTGGTCATGGTCTCGTTGA